The genomic DNA cccaaccaAGGGgccctggcacacacacactgctccctGTGGCTGTTCCCTACAACAACAGAGACACCATTTACATGGCATTTACAGTATCCTGCAGGTGTGGCTAACCTGGGACATTTCAGAGCCCACAGAGGATGCATACAGGTCAAATATAAACGCAGTAGCATTTAACAGACTGGCAATAAGGCTACCAAGGAAAGACTACCCATCCCATACATAAGCTCTGCTCATGACTGAGAGGGAGACAGTGAACTCTGAGCTACCCTTGTCTCCCAGGTTAAACACTCTTTTGATAGCAGACTTCAGGGGTTTAAAAGGCAATGGGGCAAAAGGCCAAGCTCTGATTAAACAGGCAGAAGGGAGCATCTCACCTTGCTTGGTTTATCATTCTGAGGGTCAAAAACTTTGTCACAAAGCCTCAGTCCGGTCTCTTGCCTCAGCTGCTGTAGGTACGCGCGCATCGTTTCTGCAATACGAGGAGATCTGTGTGTGGGGAGGGATCCTAAACAGGGGCCTGGTGTCTAGATACTGACCTTGGCAAAGTATCTGCACACATTCAGATAGCTTAGGCAAAGAAAGGGCGCTCCAGGTGGTCCtcttacatttctctctctctctctctctctctctctctctctctctctctctctctctctctctctgtgtgtgtgtgtgagactgtcaGGCTGGCTGGGCAGTGGGGTGCCTTCACCAGCTGGGCCACCTGCTGACTCAGGATGGTTTTCTAACTGCATCCATTTTGGTTCAACAGTCTCTGCAGGCTACACTTGTTAGCAAGCTCTCTTGTGAAAGGGAGGCAGCACATGTGTGCCAAGCACCCCGTTATACTCTGAGCTCCAGTCAGccggctggggagatggttcaggggaGAAAGAGGCTGCCACGCAGGAGAACCAGAGTTAGAATCGTAGATCCACATAAAAGTAGAGCGGGCTCAGTGGCTGTCCTGCAAGGCCAGCCCTCAGCGGGCAGAGTCAGGGGATCCCTGGAGCAAGTTGGCCAGTTACAACAGCTCAAtacatgagctccaggttcagtgaaagcgACGTGGACAGTGATCAAAGgcctgacatcaacctctggccttggagcacacatgcacagacgtGCACCTGCCCACAAGAACATTCACACCCACTTGACTTGtgcacaccacaaacacacacaaaacactaatACCAATACAGTCAAGAAAACGAGTGGGGAGAAAGGGAGTCAGAGAAACTGGACAGGACACGGTGGCAGAgccttgtaatctcagcacctagGGAGCTGGTGCAGgatgatcatgagttcaagaccagtctggactagagagagagagagagagagagatatcatgTCTAAGAAAGGACCAAAAAAAGCACACACCAATGCCAAGagtaagacagagagacaggatggctacacacgtgcacgcacgcgcacacacacactcttgcacGCTCACAGTCCTGTTCTCACCATCCTCCTGTTTGCTGGCAGGTTTGGCGTAAATGGCGTTGAGGGGAAAGCCAGGCTCGCCAGGAATGGGAAAGTTGGTGATTCCTAGCGTGTACATTTCTTTCTCGCCTTGGCTTCTGGAGTTGCACTAAAATCAAATGACACAGTTGGTAAGAAAATGTGAACGTAATGCCGGAAATGCAACCTTTCACTGCAAGCAGCTGCCGGGAGCGCCCGTCTGCAGAGGGAGAACCTGCAGCCCTCTTTAGCTCTGCTCCAAGGACTAAGCCCAGACAGACTACCACAGCAGCCGGAATACAGTAGTTTAAATACTAAAAACCAAATGTCATACAGGTACACATCTCTCTTCGTGAATGCACACAgtatcttttatatatttattttttagttttctgagacagagtctttttttttttttcttttctttttttcggagctggggaccgaacccagggccttgcgcttgctaggcaagcgctctaccactgagctaaatccccagccccagacagAGTCTTAGTATATGACTTTTGCTGTCCTTGAACTGGTGAtataaactaggctggcctcgaactcagagacctgcctgcctgaggctcctgagtgctgggatcgaGGGTGTGTGCTTCCAATCCTACCATAGGCTCTTCCTGGTTAAATTCTGAAGCAGTGATGAGCACGGACATACTTCAGAGTCAGCTCTGAAATGCCTGAGGCCTCTACATGGGGGAAGACGGGAACATGGCTGTGCTGCTGTCCACTCCACCCCCGATACAAGTGCTTGGCTGTCCTCAGAGGATGAAGGAGACTCCCGTCTTCACATGTCCAACACCTCCCAGCCCTCTGCTCCGTGTCAGTCCCCTCTGGGTTCAGACACCCCTAACAGAGAGGCCTTTAGCTTGCCCTCAGGTCTTGGCAGACCCGGGTGGCTGCCAGGGGTAGCCTCTCGCTCTGCTGTCCTCGTGTGAGAAAAGCCAAGTCTCGTTACCTTTTGGAGCTTCTTTAGACACTCAGAAATGTAGAGTGTGATGTAGATCAAGGTCCTGTCCGCTTCATTCTACAGGGAGAAGAGAACAACGGTACCCATGGGAGGTGGATCCTTCGAGCGTCGGCCTCCATTATCCACTGGCATCCCTAGGGTGCTCAGTTTCCTAACCCAGTCTTGTGGCTGCCCTGAGCCACAGCGGGGCTCATTTAAAAAACCCTTTCCCCTGAGTGTCTCTGAGAACAGACACACCTCTTCCTTGGCAGTGGGAAAAGCCACTGCACATACAACAAGTTCTGGGGGAACTCAACAGGCCCAACATCATCCCCGACTGTAAGGACAGAAGACAGCCGGTGACCACTGATCACGTGTGGCCTGTTTTACAGTTACAGTCAGAAAAAGGTTACTCGTGCCTCTGCTCTCGGTTTGgttctgaggtagggtctctgCTCCACAGCCTGGCTGGCCTCTCATTTTTGGACAACCTTTAAGCCTCTGGCTCCTCAAAGGCGAGCCTCACATGGAGCCTGACCCTGTCACAAACACAGCACAGGCTGGCTGCAAGTGACAGAAACGCTGCTTGGCGCTGGATAGAGTGTCTGTCTCGTACCACCCGTCCCCTTTACAGCCAGGCCCTCTACTCTCCCTcctcagagggagggaagggaggaagcagGCCCAGGAAGGCCCAGAGCACTCATCTTCCCTCATTCCCACCCCAGGTCCACAGCACAGCGGTGTGACAGACCACCTGAAACACTTGGGACCAAAGTGGTCCAGACGCCTGAGTAGTCTGGACGTGGGGCTATCTGCACAGGCTTCACCAGCTAAACGCCCCGAATCAGAAACTCCCAAATCCAGTCTGTAGTATAGGACTCTGAAGGATTTCAGGTTTGTCTGACTTAAGAGCGGAGGCGGGAGGTCATTGTTTAAACTTTTCTGAAACACAATTTCAGCATGTAGCTcacaattctcctgtctcagcttcccaagtgctgagatgacagcaCTTTATTTCAATGTCCAACCTGCATCCAAGAACGgaatgggaggctgaggcaggagaatttcccTAACTTCCAGACCAGCTCTGCCGATGTAACGAATTCCAGCCAAGGCTaatagcaaaaccctgtctcaaatcaaaCAAGCAGCCCGTGAGACTTCTGACCATTTCTCCACGAACGTGGGTCTGATTCGTCATGGGGCTTAATCAATACTGAATAAACAGAGATGCGTCTAGACGGGAGCTTGGCAAACTCTGACGAGGCCGGATAATAAGCTGGTTAGGCTCTGTGGCTAATGACCGGTTGTGACTGGTCGGCCACTGCTCAGTGTGAAAACAGACACTGCGAATGTGGAAACAAACAGGCACGGCTGCACTCAAAATACTGGGCACAGCTGTGCTCCAAAGAAGTTAATTTGCaaaaagaggcagagggagagtcaTTTGGCCTGCATGGCAGTAAAGAGTGTAGAAGGGAAAGAATGAAAATGGACGAGGGGTGAGGTGAGGGATCAGCAGTTCAGAGCGATTCCATTCGCTGTGGACCTGGGTTTGCACACATGGTAGCTTGTAGTCACTTCTAACTTGACTTATAGGGGATttaactccctcttctggcccctaaaGGCACTGAACTGAACATACATGGAATAAACACATAAATGTGTGcgagcacacacacgcacgcacgcatgcacgcacatacacgcacacaatacttttttttcaaattttttgttttgatttttgatttttctagacaaggtttcactgtgtagccctggctgtcctggaaatacctctgtagaccaggctggccttaaactcacagagatcgacctgcctctgcctcctgagtgctgggattaacagtgtgtgccaccatgcccagcccacAATAAACAACATGAAATAAAGCaaggaagcaagaaaggaagaaaggaacggagagagggagggaggaggatggatggatgaacaagCATCCTTCTCAGGCTGTTCTCAAATTCTACACTCACTCTCACCACCTAGCCTTCACAACAACCCTGACTCGAGGCAGATTTTTATCCCGTCTGAAAAGTAAGCACTCCCGGGAGTTACCTTAATTTCATAGTTCTTGAAGAAGACGTTGGCCTTGAAGTAATAGATGGCTTCATCCACAATATCCGTGTCTTTCGCTAAGCGGGAAACAAGAACGAAGACAGAGACCATTACCAAAGGTAAACTTCACACCCAGAGGCTGTGAGCATAGGTGTCCAAGCCTCATTATCACAAGATCTAGAGCTGGATAAAGGAAACCAAGGTTCTCtgctgggttcagttcctggggatctggcaccctctgcTGGGCTCCCAGGGCACCAAGCAGCACAcagtacatgcaggcaaaacccgtatatgctgggcagtggtagcgcacacctttaatcccaacactctgggggcagaggcaggtgggtctcttggTTGGAgtccctggtctacagagagagttccaagacagccagagctacacaaggaaaccctgtcttgaaaaacaaaccaaagaaatggagagatggctcagcggttaagggcactgactgctcttccagaggtcctgagttcaaaacccagcaaccacatggtggctcacaaccatccgtaatgggacccgatgccctcttctggtgtgcctgaagacagctacagtgtatgtgtgtgtttatatatatgtgtgtgtgtgtgtgtgtatgtatgtatgtatgtatgtatgtatgtatggctttttttaaaagaaaaacaaaccaaaaccaaactaaactgAAAACCAGAACCAAACAAAACCTTACacgtgtgccacatgtgtgcagatgcccacagaggtcagaagagggcatcaggtcccaaggagctggggttacaggtgactGACTGTGGGGCCGACGTAGGTGCTGAGACCAGAACtctgtcctctggaggagcaggaagtgctcttagcctctgagccattcCTTCAGCCGGAACACAGTGTAACGAAGTGTTCCATATGATGTTATTCGAACCCATACACTGTAGTTTCAGGAGAACTACTGAAGGTATTTAGGAACACTGGGGACATTTCCTTCCTTTTATGAAAACTGTGGCTTAAATCCAGCATGTTCTGAGTCGTCACAAactgagggaagccagagcaCTCtgtgacagacacacagctcattACATAATTTCTCTGGCAATCTGttgtctcttttttcattttcaaaggtCAGACTTCCCGGGTTTGACAAGCAGCAGCTGGTTGCATCAGCACCACCGACATCCTTGGCTTGGGCTTCTGTCGTTCTCGCACAGCGCCCTGCACACCTCCCTTACAGCCTAGCTGGTGCCTCTGCCGAGGGTCTCTTCGGAACTTTTGACTCTAGCTTCCTGTTCTTGGCATCCTCCTCCTAAGAAAAGGAAACTTCTCCAGAGCAGCTAAGGAGATGGCAGAGGAGTGGAGACCTGGACAGAGCTTGGTACACAATAGGCATGGAAAGATATCTGCACAGCAGAAAAGGATTCTTCTATAGCCGAGGCTTGACCCCAGGGCCTCACGCAAGCTGTATCCTATCACATGGCGGTGCTCTGTCAGActtcagctcagctcagctcagctcagctcacaaCACAGACATCTACTCCAACTGTTCCAGCCCCTGCAGGAAGAGAACCGTCACCCTCACGTGCTCAGTTTCTTACGGTCTCATTTTTCCTTGAGGACTCAGTTTTTCGAAGGTGGTTAGGGTGTTCTCCACTCTGGGTTGGCTGGCTGTGTCTTCTAGTGCAATGTGTTATCTGTAGCCATGTGACAGAGGGCTCGGTGGCCAatgctctttgtctttgtctttggcCCGTAACTTTTAAGTACTGCTGTTCTCCTCAAGGCTGCCTTTTCCCACCTGCTCCCTTTTCTCAGGATCAGGTGAGCACTGGGGCAACTTGCCAAATCCATtgaatttacttatatttcaactAGTGGTGCAGACAAGTCCATTTAAGAGGaagtcaaggggttggggatttagctcagtggtagagcgcctgtccccagctccgaaaaaaagaaaaaaaaaagttaagaggAAGTCAAGTCAAATACtctggcagaggaaggaagggcaaCAGAGAAGAGACACAGGTGGGAATTGTAACTGTGGGCTTGGAAACCGTGAACGGAACTCGGGCCAGACATTTGCAGGGTCAGGAACAACAGAAAGGACGTTGTTGGCGGAACATCTCAAGACATGTCAGCTTAGGGAACAGTGAAAAGTTACCTCAGGAACTGAATGGGGAATCCAGAGTACAGCTGAGGGCGGAGTGGACATTGCACCCTGATGACTGCAAACACTTAACAACAGGTGGTAAAAGTGGGTAACCCCAAAATTCTCAGACCAGACTGGGAAACAAAGCTGTGATctgctggaggcagaggcaggcagtattTCTGTGGTTTGagggcaacctggtctacagtatgagttctaggacagtgaggactatacagagaaactctgtcttaaaacacacatacacagggttggggatttagctcagtggtagagcgcttgcctagcaagcgcaaggccctgagttcggttcccagctctgaaaaaaagaaaagaaacacacacacacaaccaaaatgGACCAGTAAACAGACACTTTTCAAACTAAAACATGAATGGCCAGTAACTATCTTGAAAAGTGTTCAACACCTCTGGTCTCAGGGGTACACAATTTAAATGCTCTGAGTGAGACACTACCTCACCATAGCCAGAAGCCGATCATTAGGAACTCTGACACCATGAGGTGCAGTGGCCAGCCATGGCAacacagcaagaccttgtctttaaaaaacaacaaagttggggctcgagaccccatatgaacaacaatgccaaccaaccagagcttccagggactaagccactatacatggactgaccctgggctccaacctcataggtagcaatgaatagcctagtgagagcaccagtggaaggggaagcccttggtcctgccaagactgaacccccagtgaacatgattgttgggaggagggcggtaatggggggaggatggggaggggaacacccatatagaaggggagagggaggggctagggggatgttggcccagaaactgggaaatggaataacaatcgaaatataaataagaaatactcaagttaataaagataaaaaaaagaaaacaaacaaacaaacaaacaaaaaaaccaaagttatgggctggagagatggctcagtggttaagggcactgactgcttttcagaggacctgggttctgttcccagcacccacatggtggctcacaaccatctgtaatgagatctgatgccctcttctggtgtgtctgaaaatagcaacagtgtactcatataaataaaacaaataagaggggttggggatttagctcagtggtagagcgcttgcctacggagcgcaaggccctgggttcggtccccagctccggaaaaaagaaccaaaaaaaaaaaaaaaaaaaaaccaaaaaaaaaaacaaacaaacaaacaaaaaaaaaaaacaataaaaaaaaacacaaataagtcttaaaggaaaaaaaaaaaaagactgaagtaCGGAAGCACACGCCTGTTACCCCAGACCCggggaagaaggcaggaagggagcACACGCCTGTTACCCCAGACCCGGGGAAGAAGGCAGCAGGAGCACCACAACTGAGGCTGGCTTGTTTGACCTCCAGGCCCACCAGGGTTTCAGAGAGAGATTTTTCTTCTCACATATCCAAGCAAGGCTTAAATAACACTGGGGTATGGTAAGAAACTGacagagggctgcagagatggctcagtgggtaagagggcTTGCAGAGAAAGCTTGAtcacctgagttcgaatccccaggACTCAGTGTAAAGTCAGACGTGGTTTAGTGATTTATGGTTTATTATCCTCTCACCTCCAGTTGTGGGCGGTGGCTCACATGGGCCCTCACATACAAatcagaatgaaaagaaaatgactacttttttgtttttaaagttgacCAAAGAAATAATAGCTTTGGTGGAGAAAGGttcattttccttccattttttgtaaattttatttattattattattattattattattattattattattattattatttttatatatgtgggcAGCCAAAGGAAGGCAAAGGAAACAAGTATTCCCTGTTCACCAGAGACCTTGGGCATGCCTGGCTTTCTTCCAAGTTGCTACGTCCCTGAAAAGGGCACACAGTCAGCCCTTTGGAGAGGGAATCACCTTGGACTTCCTTccatttttggagacaggtttcGCCCTTGCTTAGGCAGGTCTTGAACTACCAGACTCCAACcacctcctacctcagcctcctaggTACTGCCCGTGCCCACGTAACGCTGTCTGTTGCTTATTTTGTCCAGCATGGTGACAGAAGAAGGCTGGGGACCTGCCATTCAGCCAGTCTGAAATGACTGACAGTGCCTGTGGGGACTGTGGCCAGAATTCAAcacatttcctcttttttttttttttttttttttttttgagacagagtttcaagtagcccaagttggcctagaacttgctgagaatgactttgaacttctgatcttcctgccgcctcctcccaagtgctaggattataggtgtgcgcCCCAACACCTGGCTCTCAGTGTACCGTAGATGGGACCCAGGCTCTCCTCCATGCCAAGCAAGGTCTCTACCAACCCGGCCACATTTCCTTTAAGCTCACGCAAACATCCTAGGTTTTGAGAAAGCAGCTTCCTGTGGCGTGGGTAACTGTGATGCCGCCCCGTAGAGTGTAACAGGAAGCTGAGTACACGTGAATCAAGCTAAGCTCGTTCTCAAGTCAGCAGGTCTGTCTTGACCCCGAACAAAAGGACAGCGAGACTTACTCTCTCGAGGGGCGGGTCCTTTGAACTGGCTTCGGATGGGCAGCAGTGCCATGTTGCCAATGAGCTTGGTGTCAGGGTCCATGAGAGAAGAGTGGTAAGCCTGCGGAAGGAAGCCAGCAGGGGAGAAAGAACAAGTGTCACTAGGAGACAAGGCTAGTCCTCCAAAGGAAAACACCCTCAGGACCAACTGTGGGAGGAGAGGGCTGGTGGCAGCTACAGAGAGACAGCTCCTGACTCAAGAGAACAGACTGGTGGATTCTGAGACGTTCTGTCAGCTGGTTAGTGAGCACAGCCGTTCCCTAGACATTCACTGCAGAGACCACACAAAACAGGCTTCCCACCCGCCAGCTAGCCAGGACCCAAGCCCTAGTTTTGAAATCTGCCACTTCCTGCCTTATGACCACAACATGACTCTTCCTTGAACTTgtttccccacccccagccccttcaACCACaacacgtagcccaggctggtg from Rattus norvegicus strain BN/NHsdMcwi chromosome 12, GRCr8, whole genome shotgun sequence includes the following:
- the Arpc3 gene encoding actin-related protein 2/3 complex subunit 3; amino-acid sequence: MPAYHSSLMDPDTKLIGNMALLPIRSQFKGPAPRETKDTDIVDEAIYYFKANVFFKNYEIKNEADRTLIYITLYISECLKKLQKCNSRSQGEKEMYTLGITNFPIPGEPGFPLNAIYAKPASKQEDETMRAYLQQLRQETGLRLCDKVFDPQNDKPSKWWTCFVKRQFMNKSLSGPGQ